One Paramisgurnus dabryanus chromosome 10, PD_genome_1.1, whole genome shotgun sequence genomic region harbors:
- the vps26bl gene encoding vacuolar protein sorting-associated protein 26B-like, which translates to MSFFSFGQSAEIDIVLNDAETRKKAEHKTEDGKKDKYFLFYDGETVSGKVNVTLKNPGKRLEHQGIKIEFIGQIELYYDRGNHHEFVSLVKDLARPGEMTQSQTFDFEFTHVEKPYESYTGQNVKLRYFLRATISRRLNDICKEMDIVVHTLSTYPELNSSIKMEVGIEDCLHIEFEYNKSKYHLKDVIVGKIYFLLVRIKIKHMEIDIIKRETTGTGPNVYHENDTIAKYEIMDGAPVRGESIPIRLFLAGYEMTPTMRDVNKKFSVRYYLNLVLIDEEERRYFKQQEITLWRKGDIVRKSMSHHAAIASQRFEGSANAEKALAQAKEEN; encoded by the exons ATGAGCTTCTTCAGTTTCGGGCAGAGTGCTGAAATTGACATAGTTCTGAATGATGCCGAGACGAGAAAAAAAGCGGAGCACAAAACAGAGGACGGAAAAAAGGACAAATATTTTCTCTTCTACGATGGGGAGACAGTCTCTGGGAAAGTCAACGTAACCCTGAAGAATCCAGGAAAACGTCTGGAACATCAAGGCATTAAAATTGAATTTATCGGCCAGATCG AGTTGTATTATGACAGAGGGAACCACCATGAGTTTGTCTCTCTGGTAAAGGATTTAGCTCGGCCTGGAGAGATGACCCAATCTCAGACCTTTGATTTTGAGTTCACACACGTGGAGAAACCATACGAGTCTTACACAGGACAGAATGTAAAGCTTCG CTATTTCCTGCGGGCGACGATCAGCAGGAGACTAAATGACATCTGCAAAGAGATGGACATCGTGGTGCACACGCTCAGCACGTATCCAGAACTCAACTCCTCCATAAAGATGGAGGTGGGAATCGAGGACTGTCTGCACATCGAGTTTGAGTACAACAAGTCCAA GTATCACCTGAAAGATGTGATTGTGGGGAAGATATATTTCCTGTTGGTGCGAATTAAGATCAAACACATGGAAATTGATATTATTAAACGCGAAACAACAGGAACGGGTCCAAATGTGTACCATGAAAATGACACCATCGCAAAATATGAGATTATGGATGGTGCACCTGTCCGAG GTGAATCAATCCCAATCCGTCTTTTCTTGGCTGGGTATGAGATGACGCCCACCATGAGAGACGTTAATAAGAAATTCTCTGTTCGGTATTACCTGAATCTCGTACTCATTGACGAAGAAGAAAGGCGCTATTTCAAGCAACAG GAGATCACACTATGGAGAAAAGGAGATATTGTAAGAAAGAGCATGTCCCACCATGCTGCCATTGCCTCTCAGCGCTTTGAGGGTTCAGCAAATGCAGAGAAAGCTCTCGCTCAGGCTAAAGAGGAAAACTAA